The Amycolatopsis sp. QT-25 genomic sequence CGAGCTGGTCCAGCCGGGCGAGCGCCGCGTCCACGGCGGCGCTGCGTGCCTGGTTGCGCAGCCGGGCCTCGTCTTGGACGTCGGCGCGCAGGCCGAGCCGGTTCAGAAGCGGCCCGAAAGTCACTCCTTGGCCCACGAGCGTCACCAAGACCACCAGGAACGCCGAGAAGAGCAACAGATCGCGCGTGGGGAACGGACTGCCGTCCTCGGTCACGACCGGAATCGCGAACGCGGCCGCGAGCGTGATCACCCCTCGGGTGCCCGCCCAGCTCAGGCCCGCGATCTCCTTGCCGGTCAGTGCCCGCTCCGCCGCCTCTCCCGTCTCGTCCGCGCTGCCGAGCCGGGCGTGCAGCCGCCGCGGGAAGAGCTGTGTCAGCACCAGCCACAGCGGCCGGACCAGCAGGACCGCGCCCACGGTGACCACCGCGGTCGAGACCACCGAGCTGACCGGGTAGCCGCCGAGCCCGGCGATGACGGCGGGCAGTTGCTGGCCGATGAGCAGGAAGACGAACCCTTCGAGCAGGTAGTTGACGAGGCTCCACACCGCACCCGTCTGCAACCTGCTCGCTCCCGTCTGGAGTCGGGGCGTCTGATGTCCGACGATCAGCCCGGCCACCACGACGGCCAAAACGCCCGAACCGTGGATGGTCTCGCCGAGCACGTACGCGGTGAACGGCGTCGCCAGCGAGACCGCGTTCGCCGACAGGGGGTCTGCCAGGACACGGCGGGACAACCGCACCAGGAACGCCACGACCACACCGACCAGCAGGCCACCGATCGTGGCCAGGGCGAATTCACCGGTCGCGAGACCGAACGAGAAGCTGCCGCCGACCGCGACGGCGAGCGCCATCTTGTAGATCGTCAACGCTGTGGCGTCGTTGAGCAGGCCCTCACCCTCGATCAGAGTCGACAGCTTCGCGGGTAACCCGACCCGGCGGCCGACGGCCAGCGCCGCCACCGGATCCGGCGGCGCGACCGCCGCACCGAGCGCGATGGCGGCCGCGAGCGGAATCACCGGAACGAGCCAGGTCAGCAGCCCGCCGACTGCGAAGGCCGTCGCCAGCACCAGCAGGACCGAGAGACTGACGACCGAGCGCAACCTGCTGCGGATCGCCAGCAGACTCGAACCGAGCGCGGCGTTGTACAGCAACGGCGGAAGGAGCACGTCGAGGACGAACTCCGGCTCCAAGTGCAGATTCGGCCCGGGGAGCAGGGCGTAGACGAGCCCGACGACGGTCAGCAGCACCGGATCCGGCAAGCCGATCCGATGGCTGATCGCGCCCACCACGACGATGACACCCAGCATGACCAGCACGAACCCGATTGCACCCAACATGCCTCTTGTTCTACCTGACGGAAAACCGGTCGCCGTGGCCGGTGTGTCCGATCCACTGTGGACCGGGCGGGGCGAGGTCAGGCCGGCGGCACGCGCGGTGGGCAGGGTGGTCGGTGACGATGGAGGATTTGGGTCGACGAGTGTCCCGGATCCTCCATCGTCAACAGGCTCTGCCGCGTGCGCGGATGGCGGTTTCGCGGGACTGGAGGGACGACACACGTGTTCGGCGGGACGGCACGCGTCGGCACGGTCCATCGGATCTTGAGTGCCTCAGGTGCCTACCGATTCCGGTTGCGGTTAGTGCCGAGCCAACGGCTACGCGCGAAAGCCCCCTGCGCTCGGCTCGATCCGAGGAGACTCGACGTCGCACCTTGCCGAGTACATGAAGGCCTCCATCCTGTACCTAGGCGCAAGGATGGGGGCCTTCATGTACTCGAACCGGCAAGAAGAGCATCGGCACTCCGGCTTCGGCTGATGGCCCCCCGAGTCGCCACCGTCTCGCCACGTCCGCTCCGCGTCGGCGACGTCAGCCTGTGATTCGTTCACCTGCTCTTGATCGACGACTTCGCGCGCCACGCCGGTCACGGCGACATCCTCCGCGAACAGTTCCTGGCCGTAGGGACCACCCGGTCAGCGCAGTCACTCCCCGTTGGTGAGCCGAGCGAGGTCACCACCGATGGCGAGCGGACCGATCGAGTGAACCCAACGTGAGCACGGATGCTCGGAATTGGCTGAAATTGACCGCGGCGCACTTTTGCGATCAGCATTTTGCATAGTGCCAGGTCGTCGCGTACAAAGGCACCTACTTGGCATCCACCTGCGAAGATCAGTGCTGCATCGGATGGCGTGGTGATCTGGTCCGTCACCGGGAAGGCAAGTCGCCGGGCCGTGGAGGCATCCCGACCGCGTTGGACCATTCGGCGTCACCCGCTACTTTTAGTAATTTTCGGCGTCACCCAGACCGTTGAGCGACGCGTGCATACCGTTCAGCGCGACACACGCTGTACGACTGAACGGTCACAGTGCGCTTTCGCCAAGATGTTCTCAGCCGCACCGGTGAAGAACCGGTAACGCACGCGTGGCCCCCTGCTGTCACAGGAGGCCACGCGGATTGTCCCTTCGCCCGCTCGCTAGAACAAGGACAGGACAGCCGTGACCATACAGCCTGATAACGCGAAGACACCAGACGACGGACCGCCCCGACGGGTCAAGGTCGTCATCGAGCACATCGAAAAGCCGGCACGGCGGGTCGCCACCTCCGCGGAAATGCTCCGCGCGGCACGGCCGCTGCTGAGGAGCGCTGGGCGCCACCGCAAGGAACAGACCCGGGACAGCTGGCTGTGCCTGGCGATGACGATTCTCGCCGGCTGGGCCCCGACGCTGCGGATGTGTCTCCTGCTGGCGATCGGTGGCGGGATCGTCTTCGGTGTCGTCAAGATCAGCACACCGGAGATCGGCGCGTCGGCAGGGACGTTCTTCGGTCTCCTGACCCTCTTCGGCGCCTGGATCGTCAAAGCCCGCCAAGGGAACCACCGGCGGGAGCCGAGTCTGTAGCCCGAAACGCCGCCCCGTGCCGGCCACCGCCGGCACGGGGCTCCGGCATAGTTGGAAATTCTCCACATTCGTCCGGCGTCTTCCGGTTGAATTACCGGGAAGTCCCGACATGTGAGGAGATCTCGTGCGGACAGCTAGAAGACTGGGGGCCCTGGCCGTTTCGGTGCTGGCAGCGGCCACGGCACTGAGCAGCCCGGCGTCGGCAGGCACCGTGCAGTCGTTCCACACCACGCTCGACCCCGCTTCGATGCGGGAGTCGGTGCGATACCTGGTCGAGAACTACCAGGTCGACGAGCAGGAGGCGATACGCCGTCTGGAATTGCAGACCGACGGCCTCGCACTGGACGAGCTGCTGCGGCGCGATCGCGGCGCCGAGTACGGCGGCATGTGGCTCGACCAGGACAAGGGGCAGCTGGTCGTGGCCATGACCGAGCCCGCGGCCGCCGAGCCGTATCTGCGAGCGATGCCCGCCCGTTCCGACGTTCGCACGCAACGGGTCCAGTATTCGTTGCGGCAGCTCACGGCGGTGAAGGAACGCGTCGCCACCAAGGTCGGCGCAGGGCCGGAAGCCGTCTATCTTCCGGCGGTGAGTGAGTCCGAGAACCGGGTCGTGCTGTGGGAACGCGGCTGGGTGGCGCAGGAGAAGGCGGCCATGCGCGCCGTGACCGCCGAAGTGAACACCGCTCGCCAGGCAGCGGCCGCGGAATCCGGCATGGTCGTCTCGCGCGTGCTGGCGAATCCGAACGCACTCTCGACGGCGAACGTGGATCCGGGTTTCTGTCATCCGCTCTACTGCACCGGTCACGGCCCGATGCGCGGCGGCATCCGGCTCGACATGAAGCGGGACAACGGCACCTGGGGTGGCTGTACCAGCGGTTTCAACCTCCGGTCCACCGGCGGCGGTTTCCCCGGCAAGGGCTGGGTGCTGACCGCGGGACACTGCATGCGAACGAAGACCAACAACACGCCGACCCAGCACAACGGCAACGACGTGCTCCAGCAGCACGGCATCGAGAAAAGTTCGTACCCGTACGACTACGCGGCCCTGCCGTATGTCGACGACGCGGCGGCGACGAACTGGCTCGAAGGCCAGACCGGCCGCAACCGGGTGCTCAAGTACTGCCGCAACGGTGGCATGGACAGCAACGGTGACACCCCGTGCGGCGCACAGGCCACCTCGGTCGACGAGTACATCACCGGCACGCGCAAGCTCGCCGACATCAAGGCAGGCTGGGTCGTCTGCGCCTCGGGGAGCGCGTCGAGCGCGGTGAACTACCCCGATTCGGTCGACAGCGGCGCGGGCGCGGGCTACCTGGTCGGGACCCGCTGCGGTCGTGTCCTCTCCACGGACGTCGGCATCAACACCGACCTGTGCGCTCGTCCCGGCGACAGCGGCGGACCGCTGTTCAGCCAGGCCGATCACACCGCCCTGGGCATCCTGATCGGCAACCAGCAGTCCCGCTCGGGTCCCTGCCAGGCCGGTGAGCTGAACAACTACGCGCCGATCGAGACGATCACCACCGATCTCAGCGAGCGGATCGCGAGCCAGGGATCGAAGTTCGCGGTGATCACCGCTCCGAACGGCTGATCACCAACCGCGTGAGAGCCCCTTCATCGCAAGACGCGATGAAGGGGCCTTCACCAATTTTCTCAGGTTGTCAGCAACGGGCCTTCGTACCGCAACGAGTCATCCTTGCCATACACCCGGACCGTCAGCTCCCGTGGCTCCCACGGTGCGAACACTTCGTCGATCGTCCGGGGAACCGGCCCCAGGTCGACGTCCACGGCGAAGGTATGCGCCACGATGTCGGCTTCGACGACGGCGCCGTCCGCATCGGCGACCGCCAGGCGGCTCACCCCCGCGTCGATCGCTCCGAGCACGCCCGGCCTGCTGCTCCACACCGCGAATCCGCGCTCGGCGGTGTCGCTTCCGTACCCTCTGCTCATGATGTTGAACAGCGTGCTGTCCCCCTCTCGGAAGATGCACTCCGCCTCGGCGCCCGAATCGTTGTAGGCGAGCAGCCGCCCGTCCGCGCTGCCCGCCCGGAGCCGGGCGCCGGTGTGCCATCCGGCATGTGACACCGCCTCCGCCGAGCCCGCGGTCTCCGCTGACCGATACAGCTCACTGAGGGCCGTCAACTCCACCGTCCACTGCTCGACTTGTTCATCCCTTGCTGGGGCCACTACGCGTGAACTCTCCTCTCCGACTGTCCACAATGGTCGTCGTCGAGGCTGGCACACCCGGATGTCGCGCACATCGGGGTTTCCCCGGAGATCGCTCAGGCCCGCTGCATGGTTCCGGGCAACCGGCAGGCGTTAGGCCGAGCGGAGCAATCTCGCGGGTTTCACGTCATGAGGGTTTTCCTCGGCCGTCGGAGTGTCGCCGGGGCCAATACCGGCGACACTCCGACGCAGAGGGGCAAGGCTGATGACCGCGCAGTGCACGATCACGGACGAGATCGGCGAAATCGGTGTCTGGTTGACGGGCGAATTCGACGGCCGCGTGCCCACGACCGTGATCAGCCGGGTGCTCGACGCGAGCAAGCGCGATCTCGAAGGACGCATCGACCCCGAGGAATCGGGCGAGATGTTCTACACCCTCTGCCGGTTCCGGCTCCTGCGGATCGTGGGTGCCGACCAGCGGATCACCGTCAAGATCCCGCGCCGTTCACGGTGACGGTCTTGAGCTCCACGTACTGAGGCATCCCCCATCGAACCCGATCGGCGCGCCGTTGACGGTGACCGTCCCGGCGCGGACCCGCCGTGCGACGAGTCCGGCGACGACCTCGTCCCGGCGCCGAGAGGTGGATCGGGGAGGTTGCCCCGCTCGACCATCCCGGGCACGGTCGTGCCGGACCAGAGCGCGCATGAGGCGGCACTGTGGCATTGAGTCGTGCGAGACTTCCTGAACCGCCCTCTCACAGACAATGTCGCCGGTAGACACTCGTCACCCCACTGCCTCCACGGAGCGGCGATGTCACGCTGAGTGTGCGATGGTGGCGACATGGCCGCTTCGCGCAGACAATTCCCCATGTCTTGGACCACCGTCATGCCGATCCTCGCCATAGTCGTCCTGGCGCTGAGCTGGGGCCGCGAGCTGGGCCCGGTGCCGGTGGCCGTCGTCGCGCTGGCGCTCGGCGGGACCGTACTGGCCGCCGTTCACCACGCCGAAGTGGTCGCGCATCGCGTCGGGGAACCCTTCGGCTCGCTGGTGCTGGCGATCGCGGTCACGGTCATCGAAGTCGCGCTGATCGTGACGATGATGTCCTCCGGCGGCCCCGAGGCCGGCACGCTGGCCCGTGACACCGTGTTCGCCGCGGTGATGATCACGATGAACGGCATCGCGGGCATTTCGCTCCTGGTCGGCGCCCGTCGCTACGGTGAGACGCATTTCAACCCCGAAGGCAGCGGCGGCGCCCTCGCCACCGTGGCGACACTCGCCTCCGTCAGCCTCGTGTTGCCGACGTTCACCACCAGTACTCCCGGCCCGGCCTTCAACGGGACGCAACTGACCTTCGCCGCTGTCGCCTCACTGCTGCTCTACGGCCTTTTCGTGCTCACCCAGACCGTGCGCCACCGTGACTTCTTCCTGCCCGTCGACAGCGAGGGTTCCGTCAAGGAGGAGGAACACGCCGAACCGCCGACCAAGAGGGCCGCGCTGACCAGCCTCGGATTGCTGCTGGTGGCGCTGGTCGCCGTCGTCGGCCTGGCGAAGGTCGAGTCCCCGGCGATCGAAGCGGGGGTCAGGGCTGCGGGCTTCCCGCAGTCGTTCGTCGGCGTCGTGATCGCCATGCTGGTCCTGCTGCCGGAGACCCTGGCCGCGACCAGGGCCGCTCGGCGCGACCGGATGCAGACCAGCCTCAACCTCGCCTACGGTTCGGCGATCGCGAGCATCGGGCTCACCATCCCGACCATCGCGCTGGCGTCGATCTGGCTGGACGGACCGCTGCTGCTGGGCCTCGGCGCGACCCACATCGTGCTGCTGGCGCTGACGATCGCGGTCAGCGTGCTCACCGTCGTCCCCGGCCGCGCGACCCGGCTGCAGGGCGGGGTGCACCTGGTCCTGCTCGGCTCGTTCCTGGTCCTCGCCATCAATCCGTGACACGAGTCCTCTTCGGACGGTGTTCTGTCGGTGGGCGCGGGTAATCTCTGCCCGGTGAACGCTCGGGACCGCATCCAAGAACTCGCCGACCAGATCGTCGTCCTTCGCGACGCCTACTACCGGGGCTCGCCGAAGGTGGCCGACGCAGACTACGACGCGATCGAAGACGAATTGCGCGGTCTTCTCGAGGCCAACCCCGAGCTGACCCCGGACCCGAATCCGCTCGACCAGGTCGGCGCGCCCGCCGTCCTGCACGCACCCATCCGGCACTCGCGTCCGATGTTGTCGCTGGAGAAGGCGACCAAACCCGAGCAGGTCGTAGCGTTCTTCACCCGCTTCCCCGGCCAGCCGGTGGTCGTGATGCCCAAGCTCGACGGCCTGTCGCTGGCGCTGGTCTACGAGAACGGGCGGCTCGCCAGGGCCGTCACCCGCGGCGACGGGACCACGGGCGACGACGTGACCATGCTGGTGCGTGCGCTGACCGACGGTGTCCCGGACGAGGTCGACGCGCCCGGCCGGGTCGAGGTCCGCGGCGAGGCCGTCATGCTGCGCTCCACTTTCGCCGCCTACAACGAGGTCCACCCGGACAAACCGCTGATCAACCCGCGGAACGCCGCCGCCGGAACCCTGCGTGCCAAGGATCCGGCCACCGTCGCCGAGCGACGCCTCCAGTTCTTCGCCTTCGACCTCTCCACGGAACCCGACAGCGCGGAAACCGATCTGGACAGCGCGCTGAGCACGCTCGGGTTCGCCGCCGCCGACATGCGGCGCTGCGAAGACGCCGAGGCGGCGCAGGCCGTCATCACGGCGATCGAGCAGCAGCGCAACGACCTCGACTACGACCTCGATGGTGCCGTGCTGCGCCTGGCCGATCGTGACGCCTACGCGGCCGCCGGAACCCGGTCCAGCTCCCCGCGCGGCGCGCTGGCGTTCAAGTTTGCCGCCGAGGAGAAGACCACGGTGCTCGCCGACGTGGTCTGGGATGTCGGCAAGACCGGCAAGATCGCTCCCGTCGCGTGGCTGGAGCCGGTGTTCGTCGGCGGGACCACCGTCACCCGGGCGACACTGGCCAACCAGGAGGTCATCCGCGCCCGCGGCATCAAGATCGGCGACACCGTGCTGGTGCGCCGCGCGGGCGACGTGATCCCGTTCGTGGCGGGTGTCCTCGACGCCTCCAAGCGCACGGGCGAGGAGCGGGAGATCGTGCCGCCGTCGGTGTGCCCCTCGTGCGAAGAACCGTTGACCGAACAGGGCAACAGCCGGGAACTGTTCTGCACCAACGTCGCCTGCCCCGCACAGACCGTCCGGCGGCTGATCCACTGGGCGTCGCGCGCGGCCGCGGACATCGACGCGATCGGCGGGGTCTGGATCGAGCGGCTCGCCGAGGCCGGGATGCTCGAGAACCCGTCGGACTTCTACCGGCTCACCAAGGAAACACTGCTGGAGTTCGACCGCATCGGCGAAATCTCCGCCACCCGCATGATCGAGTCCATCGACAAGAGCCGCGCCGTCGGCCTGCGCCGGGCGCTGATCGGGCTGGCGATCCCGATGGCCTCCGAAGGCACCGCCGCGCGGTTGTGCCGGGCGGGCTTCGGTTCGCTGGAAGACGTCGCCGACGCGGGCGAAGAAGGTCTCGTCGCCGTGGAGGACATCGGCCCGAAGGTCGCCGCGTCCCTGATCGAGCACCTCACCCGGCTGCGTCCCGAACTCGAGCGGCTGCGGGAGGCCGGCGTCTCACTGGACGTGCGCGAAGAAGACCTTCCGCCGGTCGTCGCGGCCGGCGCGCCGCTGGAAGGCAAGACGGTCGTGGTCACCGGATCGATCAGCAACCCCCGGTCCGGCGAAAAGGTGCCGCGCCCCACCTTTCAGCGGCTGTGCGAGAAGGCGGGCGCGACCATCGCGTCGTCCGTCTCGGCGAACACAGACCTGCTGATCACCGGCGCCGACGTCGGGGCGAGCAAATTGACGAAGGCCGAGAAGCTCGAGGTCGAGGTCGTGGACCAAGGCGTGATCTGGCAGCAGTTGATCGAGGCGGGAGTCGTCTGACGAGTGGCAAAGAGAGCTGTTGACGGGTAAGGCAAAAATGTCGCGTGGGTGCCAAGTCCGTGAAGGCCTCCTTGAGGGACCCAGGGTCCCTCAAGGAGGCCTTCACGGACTTCAAAACCGGCGCTGGAGCCACCTACGCGGCAGTGGGGTTTCAACGCGCCTTACCACTCACCGCCCGGTACCGCGGACTCGTCGAATGCCATTCGAAACCGCCGCCCATCCATCCCCGCAACCCACGCAAGAACCGTTGCAGTTCAAGGGAAGGCACCGCACTCAGCCGCTCGTACGCCGCTTGGAAGTCGCGGACGACGTCGTTGTGCAGTTCGACGGTGATCGCTGTGGCCTCCTCGATCGAGCATTTCCGGTCGCCGGCGATCAGCAGCACCGCGTTGCAAGGCGGCGACTCGTCCTCGAGGTCTTTGGCGACCGAGTGCACGTCGTTGACGAGCACGGCGGCCGTGCCCGCTTGGATCGCTGCCTCACGGACCCGCGGGTCGTAGTAGAGGTTCGACGTCAGCTCGTAGCCGCCGAGGACGTCGATCAGCGTCATCGACGTGTAGAAGCTGTCGTGCTGCCGGGCCGCGAGGTACTCCCAGGCGGGCGGGTATTTCCCGCTGTGACGCCAGGCCGCGTACGCGGTCCAGCTCACGAACATCGCGAAAGTCGAATAGCAGACACGTTGGACCTGCGCGGCGGTCCCGGCTCGCCGCAAGAAGCCCGTCCCCGAGTCGAGGGCCACCAGGACCCGGTCGTTTCGCAGCGTTTTGTCGAGGTCGCGGCTGAATTCGCCCAGCGACGGCACCGGGTCCATGGCGGCCATCGCGAGCGCCAGCTTCGGCGGCAGCTCCGCCGGCACGGCGCCGAGCGACGTGTCGTCGGCGTAGAGGTCGTCGGCGGCCCACCACGCGGCGTTGAGCCGTGCGGAGATCAGCAGTTTGTCGGGATCCTCGCAGTCCGGGTGGGCGAGCATGACGAGCCTGCCGAACCCCGCCTTCCCGATCTGCTCGCATTCCTGCTCATCGAACCCGCACTCCCCCGCCCACAGGACCAGTCGCCTGTCGACCTCCTCCGCGAGCGGATCGTCGACGCGTTCGGTGACGGGGCAGTACAGCGGCGGCGCGGACCCGTCGCCCCACGGCCGGTAGGCGTAGGCCGGGTCGAGAGCGGGTTCCCCTGGCGGCGGAGTTTTCTCCACCGCCGGGGAAACAGCGGTCAACCGGGCCGCCAGCCGAGCGGCTGACGTGCCCAGTCCGCTCGGACCGGCCAGTAGTGTGGCGAGCGCACCCTGTTCGGTCATCGCTTACTCCGATGGTCTGGCGGGATCAGACGCGGTCCGCGGCGATCAGCAGATAGTGGAAGCTGCCTTCGCGATAGGCGTCCAGGAACGGGCCCTCGATCCCGGTCGCCACCGAAGACTTCGCCCGCAGTTCCCAGTACGGGATCGTGTCCGGCGTCAGGTCCACCACCGAGATCGGCACCAGGTCGTTGGCCGTCATGGCCTTGAAGTACTGGCTGCGCGGATGGATGTTGCAGGTGTAGTGCTGGTCGATCTGCGCGACGGCCTTGGACCGGCCACCGGTCACGTCGTTGTAGCAGCCGGTGATGGTGACGTAACGCCCGCCGAACTCCAGCTGTCGCGCGTGCTCGGCGAAGAGCTCGTAGAGGTCCACGTACATGGTGCTTTCGTTGTTCCAGATCGCCTTGCGCGACCCGGTCTCGAAGCCGGTGTCGAGCATGTTCCGGAAGTGGTAGCGCACCCGGTCGGCGACGCCCCTGATCTCCGCCTGGTGGTTGGCGAACTCGACCTGCTTCTCCGAGATCGAGATCCCGTCGACGTGACAGCCGAACCGCGCGTTGGCCATGATGCTGGTTCCACCACGCCCGCAGCCGGCGTCGAGGAGCCGGTCGTCCGGTTCGACGTCGCCGAGGTGGTCGAGCAGGACGTCCGCCTGCGCGGTCTCCAGCCGGTGCATCTCGGCGATGATCCGCTCGTCACGGGTGTTCTCCGGGCCTTCGAGCACCGACCAGTCGACCTCGCCGATCCCGTAGTGGTGGTGATAGAGCCCGTCCACATCACCCAGACGCAGGTTGACCGGGTCCTTCTCCTTGTTCCAGTACGACGCCACCGACTTCTGGTATTCGGTGCGCAGCACCTTTGTGGGAGCGGGGGTCCGGGCGATGGTCACGTGCGTGGTCCTTTCTGGTGCTTTGTTGTTCGTCGTCGTCGCCGGCCGGGGTGTCACCGTGCGACCTCGACGTTTTCCAGGACGCCGAGCGCGTCGGGTACGAGCACGGCGGCGGAGTAGTAGGTGCTGACCAGGTAGTTGGCGATCGCCTGTTCGTTGATGCCCTCGAAGCGCACGTTCAGGCCCGGTTCGTACTCGTCGGGAAGACCGGTCTGGTACAGCCCGATCACGCCGTTGTCCTCCACGCCGGTCCGCATGGCGAGAATCGAGGACGTGCCGCTGTCGGTGACCGGGATCTTGTCGCAGGGCAGGATCGGCACCCCACGCCAGGCGGTGACCACCTTGCCGTCGACCGTGGTGCCTTCCGGATACAGGCTGCGGCGGGTGCATTCCCTGCCGAACGCGGCGATCGCGCGCGGATGGGCGAGGAAGAACTTCGTCTTGCGGCGACGGCTGACGAGTTCGTCCATGTCGTCCGGTGTCGGCGGGCCCGACCTGGTCTGGAACCGTGATTTGAGGTCGGCGTTGTGCAGCAGCCCGAATTCGCGGTTGTTGATCAGGTCGTGTTCCTGCCGCTCCCGCAGCGCCGACACGGTCAGCCGGAGCTGTTCGGCGAACTGGTCCATCGGCCCGTTGTAGAGATCGGTCACCCGCGTGTGCACCCGCAGCACCGTCTGCGCGACGGCCAGGTCGTACTCGCGAGGTGAGATCTCGTAGTCGACGAACGTGCCCGGCAGCGGTGGCTCGCCGTCGTGCCCGGACGCCATCTCGATCTCTGCTTCGCCCTTGGCGTTCTGGGGCCTTCCCTTGTGCGCCAGCATGTCCTGTACGTGGCGGCGCATCGCCTCGGACCGGCCGTTGAGGTCCGCGAAGTCGCCGGCGCGCAGGGTCAGCACGATGACCGGGGTGACGGCC encodes the following:
- a CDS encoding family 2 encapsulin nanocompartment cargo protein terpene cyclase, giving the protein MTEQGALATLLAGPSGLGTSAARLAARLTAVSPAVEKTPPPGEPALDPAYAYRPWGDGSAPPLYCPVTERVDDPLAEEVDRRLVLWAGECGFDEQECEQIGKAGFGRLVMLAHPDCEDPDKLLISARLNAAWWAADDLYADDTSLGAVPAELPPKLALAMAAMDPVPSLGEFSRDLDKTLRNDRVLVALDSGTGFLRRAGTAAQVQRVCYSTFAMFVSWTAYAAWRHSGKYPPAWEYLAARQHDSFYTSMTLIDVLGGYELTSNLYYDPRVREAAIQAGTAAVLVNDVHSVAKDLEDESPPCNAVLLIAGDRKCSIEEATAITVELHNDVVRDFQAAYERLSAVPSLELQRFLRGLRGWMGGGFEWHSTSPRYRAVSGKAR
- a CDS encoding family 2B encapsulin nanocompartment shell protein; this encodes MTATTPEADRRLSLGPAAARNLATTTKTRPQMQSITPRWLLKMLPWVEANGGTYRVNRRLTYAIGDGRVSFTNVGTDVRVVPQELAELALLRGFDDDDTLTALADRFVQREYRPGEIIVRHGSPLDEVVLVAHGKVAKVAPGEYGTEATIGSMADGDHFGDEMLAGIDRNWPFTVKAVTPVIVLTLRAGDFADLNGRSEAMRRHVQDMLAHKGRPQNAKGEAEIEMASGHDGEPPLPGTFVDYEISPREYDLAVAQTVLRVHTRVTDLYNGPMDQFAEQLRLTVSALRERQEHDLINNREFGLLHNADLKSRFQTRSGPPTPDDMDELVSRRRKTKFFLAHPRAIAAFGRECTRRSLYPEGTTVDGKVVTAWRGVPILPCDKIPVTDSGTSSILAMRTGVEDNGVIGLYQTGLPDEYEPGLNVRFEGINEQAIANYLVSTYYSAAVLVPDALGVLENVEVAR
- a CDS encoding ionic transporter y4hA translates to MSWTTVMPILAIVVLALSWGRELGPVPVAVVALALGGTVLAAVHHAEVVAHRVGEPFGSLVLAIAVTVIEVALIVTMMSSGGPEAGTLARDTVFAAVMITMNGIAGISLLVGARRYGETHFNPEGSGGALATVATLASVSLVLPTFTTSTPGPAFNGTQLTFAAVASLLLYGLFVLTQTVRHRDFFLPVDSEGSVKEEEHAEPPTKRAALTSLGLLLVALVAVVGLAKVESPAIEAGVRAAGFPQSFVGVVIAMLVLLPETLAATRAARRDRMQTSLNLAYGSAIASIGLTIPTIALASIWLDGPLLLGLGATHIVLLALTIAVSVLTVVPGRATRLQGGVHLVLLGSFLVLAINP
- a CDS encoding Na+/H+ antiporter produces the protein MLGAIGFVLVMLGVIVVVGAISHRIGLPDPVLLTVVGLVYALLPGPNLHLEPEFVLDVLLPPLLYNAALGSSLLAIRSRLRSVVSLSVLLVLATAFAVGGLLTWLVPVIPLAAAIALGAAVAPPDPVAALAVGRRVGLPAKLSTLIEGEGLLNDATALTIYKMALAVAVGGSFSFGLATGEFALATIGGLLVGVVVAFLVRLSRRVLADPLSANAVSLATPFTAYVLGETIHGSGVLAVVVAGLIVGHQTPRLQTGASRLQTGAVWSLVNYLLEGFVFLLIGQQLPAVIAGLGGYPVSSVVSTAVVTVGAVLLVRPLWLVLTQLFPRRLHARLGSADETGEAAERALTGKEIAGLSWAGTRGVITLAAAFAIPVVTEDGSPFPTRDLLLFSAFLVVLVTLVGQGVTFGPLLNRLGLRADVQDEARLRNQARSAAVDAALARLDQLVEEDDVPDEAVAALRKNLQGRQRRYRARLAYLEDNPLTPRAPEYEAAVRARHSIIEAQREELLRWRDAGRLPDASLRILQTELDHEENALMPPSGNS
- the ligA gene encoding NAD-dependent DNA ligase LigA encodes the protein MNARDRIQELADQIVVLRDAYYRGSPKVADADYDAIEDELRGLLEANPELTPDPNPLDQVGAPAVLHAPIRHSRPMLSLEKATKPEQVVAFFTRFPGQPVVVMPKLDGLSLALVYENGRLARAVTRGDGTTGDDVTMLVRALTDGVPDEVDAPGRVEVRGEAVMLRSTFAAYNEVHPDKPLINPRNAAAGTLRAKDPATVAERRLQFFAFDLSTEPDSAETDLDSALSTLGFAAADMRRCEDAEAAQAVITAIEQQRNDLDYDLDGAVLRLADRDAYAAAGTRSSSPRGALAFKFAAEEKTTVLADVVWDVGKTGKIAPVAWLEPVFVGGTTVTRATLANQEVIRARGIKIGDTVLVRRAGDVIPFVAGVLDASKRTGEEREIVPPSVCPSCEEPLTEQGNSRELFCTNVACPAQTVRRLIHWASRAAADIDAIGGVWIERLAEAGMLENPSDFYRLTKETLLEFDRIGEISATRMIESIDKSRAVGLRRALIGLAIPMASEGTAARLCRAGFGSLEDVADAGEEGLVAVEDIGPKVAASLIEHLTRLRPELERLREAGVSLDVREEDLPPVVAAGAPLEGKTVVVTGSISNPRSGEKVPRPTFQRLCEKAGATIASSVSANTDLLITGADVGASKLTKAEKLEVEVVDQGVIWQQLIEAGVV
- a CDS encoding geranyl diphosphate 2-C-methyltransferase, with the protein product MTIARTPAPTKVLRTEYQKSVASYWNKEKDPVNLRLGDVDGLYHHHYGIGEVDWSVLEGPENTRDERIIAEMHRLETAQADVLLDHLGDVEPDDRLLDAGCGRGGTSIMANARFGCHVDGISISEKQVEFANHQAEIRGVADRVRYHFRNMLDTGFETGSRKAIWNNESTMYVDLYELFAEHARQLEFGGRYVTITGCYNDVTGGRSKAVAQIDQHYTCNIHPRSQYFKAMTANDLVPISVVDLTPDTIPYWELRAKSSVATGIEGPFLDAYREGSFHYLLIAADRV